Proteins encoded together in one Deinococcus reticulitermitis window:
- a CDS encoding methyl-accepting chemotaxis protein: MVQNVPSTTPSSVQKLPRRQGRPAQPGGRAPRWFDRLSVAQKLGLAGLLFALPTLQNVITATQTQNRLVTPITSAGHITPFIQAANTLQSRVDDFTLTAAREGAGAAQLTRAAQAVNAEVSKLEALLASNRSPGFFSPLPGMRRELREDLDVTALRLTLNSYFELAKTADASVLAENYRAVHAALMTIVRELERVSALQVGGGQGEIYFLKEAGLDGGAMDLRYRLVYAKLLADSVQGNTDYSESDRRLLGTATALLEGRSNAISESIGGTVTDETDESSPLQAAAAELGTSVNTVLGQLEAVSLGLPAPSLDALTQQAVRRGAQFTEQSTNEIASVSARIQGEYTRRAALTLGLTLLVILAAVWLLVTLLRRFVSQLQRLSRSARELSAGNLDVQVPVTSQDELGELSEAFNAASAQLRANAERDAQERLEAQRLQHNIGEFLDVTMTIADGDLTRRGKVTEDVLGNVVDSINLMTDELAGTLKQVQHASESVTGGSRQVLGTTEQIQQGAQLTAEQAQRVAEQVEQITRAIRTMAHSAQTSAETARQALLASQQGQQAVQETLGGMQNIRTEVQGVSRRVRSLGERSLEIQEIVDTISQIARRTNLLALNASVEAAGAGEAGGRFGAVADEIRQLATTSAQATTRIASLIKSVQLEVQDVIIGAEEGTREVEQGYRIAGSAGERLREIGQLTEHSAQLAESIAASTQQQVHGVEQVSSAVQQIASVAQQAEGAVQQGRNAAEQLEALAGQLNAALRRFRLPA, encoded by the coding sequence ATGGTACAGAACGTCCCTTCCACCACACCGAGCTCGGTCCAGAAGCTTCCGCGCCGACAGGGCCGTCCGGCGCAGCCCGGCGGGCGAGCTCCGCGCTGGTTTGACCGCCTGAGCGTGGCCCAGAAACTCGGGCTCGCGGGGTTACTCTTCGCCCTCCCAACCCTCCAGAACGTGATCACGGCGACCCAGACGCAAAACCGGCTGGTGACGCCCATCACGTCGGCGGGCCACATCACCCCCTTTATCCAGGCGGCCAACACCCTGCAGTCGCGCGTCGACGACTTCACGCTGACGGCGGCGCGGGAGGGCGCGGGCGCGGCCCAGCTGACCCGCGCGGCCCAGGCCGTCAATGCCGAGGTGTCCAAGCTCGAGGCCCTGCTTGCGTCCAACCGCTCGCCCGGCTTCTTCAGCCCGCTGCCCGGCATGCGCCGCGAGCTGCGCGAGGACCTCGACGTCACGGCGCTGCGGCTGACGCTGAACAGCTACTTCGAACTCGCCAAGACAGCGGACGCCTCGGTCCTCGCCGAGAACTACCGCGCCGTTCACGCGGCGCTGATGACCATCGTCCGAGAACTCGAGCGTGTCAGCGCGCTGCAGGTGGGGGGCGGCCAGGGCGAGATCTACTTCCTCAAGGAAGCGGGCTTGGACGGCGGCGCCATGGACCTGCGCTACCGCCTGGTCTACGCCAAGCTGCTCGCCGACAGCGTGCAGGGCAACACCGACTATTCCGAATCCGACCGGCGCCTGCTGGGCACGGCCACGGCGCTGCTCGAGGGCCGCAGCAACGCCATCAGCGAGAGCATAGGAGGCACCGTCACCGACGAGACCGACGAGTCGTCTCCGCTGCAGGCGGCGGCGGCAGAGCTCGGCACCTCGGTCAATACTGTGCTCGGGCAGCTCGAAGCGGTCAGCCTGGGGCTGCCAGCGCCGAGCCTCGACGCCCTGACTCAGCAGGCGGTGCGCCGCGGGGCCCAGTTCACCGAGCAGAGCACGAACGAAATTGCAAGCGTCAGCGCAAGGATTCAGGGCGAGTACACCCGCCGCGCGGCGCTCACCCTGGGCCTGACGCTGCTCGTGATTCTCGCGGCCGTCTGGCTGCTCGTCACGCTGCTGCGGCGCTTCGTGTCTCAGCTTCAGCGCCTGAGCCGCAGCGCCCGCGAGCTGTCGGCGGGCAACCTCGACGTGCAGGTGCCGGTCACCAGCCAGGACGAACTCGGCGAGCTTTCTGAAGCGTTCAACGCGGCCTCGGCGCAGCTGCGCGCCAACGCCGAGCGCGACGCGCAGGAGCGCCTCGAGGCCCAGCGCCTCCAACACAACATCGGCGAGTTCCTCGACGTCACCATGACCATCGCCGACGGCGACCTCACCCGCCGCGGCAAGGTTACCGAGGACGTCCTCGGTAACGTCGTCGACTCCATCAACCTCATGACCGACGAGCTCGCCGGTACCCTCAAACAAGTTCAGCACGCCTCCGAGTCCGTTACCGGCGGCTCGCGTCAGGTGCTCGGCACCACCGAACAGATCCAGCAGGGCGCCCAGCTCACCGCTGAGCAGGCCCAGCGCGTCGCCGAGCAGGTCGAGCAGATCACCAGAGCGATCCGCACCATGGCCCACAGCGCCCAGACCTCGGCAGAAACCGCCCGTCAGGCCCTGCTCGCTTCTCAGCAGGGCCAGCAGGCTGTGCAAGAAACCCTCGGCGGCATGCAGAACATCCGGACGGAAGTGCAGGGCGTCTCGCGGCGCGTGCGCAGCCTGGGAGAGCGCTCGCTCGAGATTCAGGAGATCGTCGATACCATCTCCCAGATCGCGCGCCGCACCAACCTGCTCGCGCTCAACGCCTCGGTGGAGGCCGCCGGTGCGGGTGAGGCCGGGGGACGCTTCGGCGCGGTGGCCGACGAGATCCGGCAGCTCGCCACGACCTCGGCGCAGGCGACGACGCGCATCGCCTCTCTGATCAAGAGTGTGCAGCTCGAGGTTCAGGACGTCATCATCGGCGCCGAGGAAGGCACCCGCGAGGTCGAACAGGGCTACCGCATCGCCGGCTCGGCCGGCGAGCGACTGCGCGAGATCGGCCAGCTCACCGAGCACTCGGCCCAGCTCGCCGAGTCGATCGCCGCCTCGACCCAGCAGCAGGTGCACGGCGTCGAACAGGTGAGCAGCGCAGTGCAGCAGATCGCCTCGGTGGCCCAGCAGGCCGAAGGCGCGGTGCAGCAGGGCCGCAACGCCGCCGAACAGCTTGAAGCCCTCGCCGGACAGCTCAATGCCGCCCTGCGCCGTTTCCGCCTCCCGGCGTGA
- a CDS encoding DUF4388 domain-containing protein, which translates to MTDPPLHDRAARPLLTILSDPARAAVYEALARGAGVEVLHAEGALHALTRLERTPVAAIMCDAEMEDMSGEEFREVVAAEQHSRDVPVYVVPTRHEVGGPGEGHSGLHPLTSVLRGLGVRDEALPAPLQPGASAHLQGDLSQFNLPEFLNWVAEMRFSGHWLVTVAGDPAGTPGLLGHLVMRAGQLIYAECCGAGSNGHTGKAALFALLRRAERRQDATFRFYRTDLATDIRSPDLDQPTPRLLMELAVELDHYAAAHTSAGALH; encoded by the coding sequence GTGACCGATCCCCCGCTCCATGACCGGGCGGCCCGGCCCCTGCTCACGATCCTGAGTGATCCGGCCCGCGCGGCGGTCTATGAGGCGCTGGCGCGTGGAGCGGGGGTTGAGGTCCTGCACGCCGAGGGAGCGCTGCACGCCCTGACGCGCCTGGAACGCACGCCCGTGGCGGCCATCATGTGCGACGCCGAGATGGAGGACATGAGCGGCGAGGAGTTCCGCGAGGTGGTGGCGGCGGAGCAGCATTCGCGGGACGTGCCGGTGTACGTCGTGCCGACGCGTCATGAGGTGGGGGGCCCAGGCGAGGGGCACAGCGGGCTGCACCCCCTCACCTCCGTCCTGCGCGGTCTCGGCGTGCGCGACGAGGCGCTGCCCGCACCCCTGCAACCGGGCGCGTCCGCCCACCTGCAAGGGGACCTCTCGCAGTTCAACCTGCCTGAATTCCTGAACTGGGTGGCCGAGATGCGCTTTTCGGGGCACTGGCTGGTGACGGTCGCGGGTGACCCCGCCGGGACCCCTGGGCTGCTCGGGCACCTTGTGATGCGGGCTGGACAGCTGATCTATGCGGAGTGCTGCGGGGCGGGTTCCAACGGGCACACCGGCAAGGCGGCCCTGTTCGCCCTGCTGCGCCGAGCCGAACGGCGTCAGGACGCCACCTTCCGCTTCTACCGCACCGATCTCGCCACCGACATCCGGTCGCCCGACCTCGACCAGCCCACGCCCCGGCTGCTGATGGAGCTGGCGGTCGAGCTCGACCACTACGCCGCCGCACACACCTCCGCTGGAGCCCTACACTGA
- a CDS encoding methyl-accepting chemotaxis protein: MSQPLASPPTSAPRPPQAAPVSGWLRRLSITQKLLLAGIGFGLPLAATSLYLGGSFYDQYRLSQTQARVASSYGYLQQMQFKLRAARADLIAERVISPANMASLQENATGFQASLAPLADPELDDSAGKIVSSVAALKTSSYEAAVERVNELAYGTLDQLFLQLAERGQLSQTRSAQGRALAQLSTQTFPQELPKFGSQIAAISVMLAEIDAAGGKRTPAQTPLIEMRLGLAAEALGTVKARTSAYQASLSKPDAEYGQALDRAFKTAEKALATLRADVLEPQTVVERPDLISRLSREYLPLQYVAFGATVDAMTDVFTREQARARRSLITLLALLALITALLTLLLLTVSRAITLPLGRLTAASQKLAQGDFTVRLPVTTADELGVLSNTFNLAAEQLHHNAERDAQERLEAQRLQHNIGEFLDVTMTIADGDLTRRGKVTEDVLGNVVDSINLMTDELAGTLKQVQHASESVTGGSRQVLGTTEQIQQGAQLTAEQAQRVAEQVEQITRAIRTMAHSAQTSAETARQALLASQQGQQAVQETLGGMQNIRTEVQGVSRRVRSLGERSLEIQEIVDTISQIARRTNLLALNASVEAAGAGEAGGRFGAVADEIRQLATTSAQATTRIASLIKSVQLEVQDVIIGAEEGTREVEQGYRIAGSAGERLREIGQLTEHSAQLAESIAASTQQQVHGVEQVSSAVQQIASVAQQAEGAVQQGRNAAEQLEALAGQLNAALRRFRLPA, translated from the coding sequence ATGTCCCAACCTCTTGCGTCCCCGCCCACGTCCGCTCCCCGCCCGCCTCAGGCCGCCCCGGTCAGCGGCTGGCTCAGGCGCCTGAGCATCACCCAGAAGTTGCTGCTGGCCGGCATCGGCTTCGGGCTGCCGCTCGCCGCCACCTCGCTCTACCTGGGCGGGTCTTTCTACGACCAGTACCGCCTCTCCCAGACCCAGGCGCGCGTCGCGTCGTCGTACGGGTACCTCCAACAGATGCAGTTCAAGCTGCGGGCCGCGCGAGCCGACCTGATCGCCGAGCGTGTGATTTCGCCCGCCAATATGGCGAGCTTGCAGGAGAACGCCACCGGGTTTCAGGCCTCGCTCGCTCCGCTGGCCGATCCCGAACTTGACGACAGCGCCGGGAAAATTGTCAGCAGCGTCGCCGCACTGAAGACCAGCTCCTACGAGGCGGCGGTGGAGCGGGTCAACGAGCTCGCCTACGGCACGCTTGACCAGCTTTTCTTGCAGCTCGCCGAGCGCGGCCAGCTTTCCCAAACCCGCTCGGCGCAGGGCCGCGCGCTCGCGCAGCTCTCGACCCAGACCTTTCCCCAGGAACTGCCGAAGTTCGGTTCACAGATCGCCGCCATCTCGGTCATGCTCGCCGAAATCGACGCGGCTGGGGGCAAGCGCACGCCGGCCCAGACCCCCCTGATCGAGATGCGCCTGGGGTTGGCCGCCGAGGCGCTCGGGACCGTCAAGGCCCGGACCTCGGCGTATCAGGCCTCTCTGTCAAAGCCGGACGCGGAGTACGGGCAGGCCCTGGACCGTGCGTTCAAGACGGCCGAGAAGGCTCTCGCCACCCTGCGGGCCGACGTCCTGGAACCGCAGACCGTCGTCGAGCGCCCCGATCTGATCTCACGCCTATCGCGCGAGTACCTGCCACTGCAATACGTCGCGTTCGGCGCGACCGTGGACGCCATGACCGACGTGTTCACCCGCGAGCAGGCGCGGGCCCGGCGCAGCCTGATCACCCTGCTCGCGCTGCTGGCCCTGATCACGGCGCTGCTGACCCTGCTGCTGCTGACGGTGAGCCGCGCGATCACGTTGCCGCTCGGGCGCCTGACCGCTGCCTCGCAGAAGCTCGCGCAGGGCGACTTCACGGTCCGGCTGCCGGTGACCACCGCCGACGAGCTCGGTGTGCTCTCGAACACCTTCAACCTCGCTGCCGAGCAACTTCACCATAACGCCGAGCGCGACGCCCAGGAGCGCCTCGAAGCCCAGCGCCTCCAACACAACATCGGCGAGTTCCTCGACGTCACCATGACCATCGCCGACGGCGACCTCACCCGCCGCGGCAAGGTTACCGAGGACGTCCTCGGTAACGTCGTCGACTCCATCAACCTCATGACCGACGAGCTCGCCGGTACCCTCAAACAAGTTCAGCACGCCTCCGAGTCCGTTACCGGCGGCTCGCGTCAGGTGCTCGGCACCACCGAACAGATCCAGCAGGGCGCCCAGCTCACCGCTGAGCAGGCCCAGCGCGTCGCCGAGCAGGTCGAGCAGATCACCAGAGCGATCCGCACCATGGCCCACAGCGCCCAGACCTCGGCAGAAACCGCCCGTCAGGCCCTGCTCGCTTCCCAGCAAGGCCAGCAGGCCGTGCAAGAAACCCTCGGCGGCATGCAGAACATCCGGACGGAAGTGCAGGGCGTCTCGCGGCGCGTGCGCAGCCTGGGAGAGCGCTCGCTCGAGATTCAGGAGATCGTCGATACCATCTCCCAGATCGCGCGCCGCACCAACCTGCTCGCGCTCAACGCCTCGGTGGAGGCCGCCGGTGCGGGTGAGGCCGGGGGACGCTTCGGCGCGGTGGCCGACGAGATCCGGCAGCTCGCCACGACCTCGGCGCAGGCGACGACGCGCATCGCCTCTCTGATCAAGAGTGTGCAGCTCGAGGTTCAGGACGTCATCATCGGCGCCGAGGAAGGCACCCGCGAGGTCGAACAGGGCTACCGCATCGCCGGCTCGGCCGGCGAGCGACTGCGCGAGATCGGCCAGCTCACCGAGCACTCGGCCCAGCTCGCCGAGTCGATCGCCGCCTCGACCCAGCAGCAGGTGCACGGCGTCGAACAGGTGAGCAGCGCAGTGCAGCAGATCGCCTCGGTGGCCCAGCAGGCCGAAGGCGCGGTGCAGCAGGGCCGCAACGCCGCCGAACAGCTTGAAGCCCTCGCCGGACAGCTCAATGCCGCCCTGCGCCGTTTCCGCCTCCCGGCGTGA
- a CDS encoding Hpt domain-containing protein, with protein MAQSELLASFIGEAAEVLGELGGGVARLRALGPGQPQLAAEHMAQLSILAHRLRGSSALYGYAQLSALASLMERLLDARPALSGEAHETFMTLLTRVTETLGAGVAALQAGGNDHTLGLDFARSGGAALLQGLVREVPQAFELRSPRFHHTAHAPEAEETGSAEAPQAGAAAASLGELLGQFVRENAEVWEYFAPEVHEHVASLREQLARGEEADLNVMFRAAHTIKGSAYMVGLPSLGDFAHRMEDLLGAAREGAISLNTDVTRVIEEATDTIGDFLGVGSGEERVSDFGARVEGVTSRLRAALTGEAPVPAALAPTGGAVDPAQGAGERAVIPAATATSIRVPAVRLEALLEQVGELVSARSRITRLLTQLSELQLSMATSQERFGRTVRDFEERYLNPDMVQGETGAVQPSAQMGLDLSQQFAELEFDTYNDLNILSRSITELSADFSEVRRRLSDTVSELGEENDQLGKLVRRLRLDVNQTSRVAFSQATARLRRWARERQETFTLTVEGDDLLVESGILQRIGDPLMHLLTNAVYHGLSSREGRLQAGKSERGNVWIRASEQGNFLEIVVADDGQGLDFSRIRERALERGLRSAQELERMSGDELGRLVLLPGFSTAREVGQVAGRGVGLDVVATAIRQLGGELLISSERGVGTVFTLRVPTTQRIMDVLHIDLGGGHTAALPVGAIRTLRDLPLAELRRAPEGDWVAFEGQRVPVVDARPIWGVSAEEGLGGEMHLAFLSSIAGLMAVRVSDFGIIEEVTVTPPSALLAPLDYLSGMALSGTGRVLPILDPAGLGRLSHRPEAWLGAGEQGATLAVRRLLLVDDSLSVRRLVGKMLTRGGYEVVTANDGQEAFDLIQGGAEFDGVVTDLEMPRMNGYELISAVRAWPRTARLPMLVMTTRAGDKHQRLAFQLGADDYFSKPVNEALLLRRLGALLDAAERAAHLAPGAPDHPSAGARA; from the coding sequence ATGGCCCAAAGCGAACTGCTCGCAAGCTTTATCGGGGAAGCCGCCGAGGTGCTCGGCGAGCTCGGGGGCGGCGTCGCGCGGCTGCGTGCCCTGGGACCGGGGCAGCCCCAGCTGGCCGCCGAACACATGGCGCAGCTCAGCATCCTCGCGCACCGGCTGCGCGGCTCGTCGGCGCTGTACGGCTACGCCCAGCTCTCGGCCCTCGCCTCGCTGATGGAGCGGCTGCTCGACGCCCGGCCTGCGCTGAGCGGAGAGGCGCACGAGACCTTCATGACCCTGCTGACCCGCGTCACCGAGACGCTGGGCGCGGGCGTCGCGGCCCTGCAGGCGGGGGGCAACGACCACACCCTCGGGCTCGACTTCGCCCGCTCGGGGGGCGCGGCGCTGCTGCAAGGCCTGGTGCGCGAAGTGCCGCAGGCCTTCGAACTGCGCAGTCCCCGGTTTCACCACACGGCCCACGCCCCGGAGGCCGAGGAGACCGGCAGCGCGGAGGCGCCGCAGGCGGGCGCGGCCGCCGCGTCCCTCGGCGAACTGCTCGGGCAGTTTGTCCGTGAGAACGCCGAGGTCTGGGAATACTTCGCGCCGGAAGTTCACGAGCACGTCGCCAGCCTGCGTGAGCAGCTCGCGCGCGGCGAAGAAGCCGACCTGAACGTGATGTTCCGCGCCGCGCACACCATCAAGGGCAGCGCCTACATGGTGGGGCTGCCCTCCCTGGGCGACTTCGCCCACCGCATGGAAGACCTGCTCGGCGCAGCGCGCGAGGGCGCGATCAGCCTGAACACCGACGTGACCCGGGTGATCGAGGAAGCGACCGACACCATCGGTGACTTTCTTGGGGTGGGCAGCGGCGAGGAGCGGGTGAGCGACTTCGGCGCGCGGGTGGAGGGCGTCACGTCCCGCCTGCGCGCTGCGCTGACGGGCGAGGCTCCGGTCCCCGCCGCCCTTGCTCCCACCGGCGGTGCCGTGGACCCGGCCCAGGGCGCGGGCGAGCGGGCGGTCATTCCGGCGGCCACGGCCACGAGCATCCGCGTGCCGGCGGTGCGGCTCGAAGCGCTGCTCGAACAGGTGGGCGAGCTCGTGAGTGCGCGCTCGCGCATCACCCGGCTGCTGACCCAGCTCAGCGAGTTGCAGCTCAGCATGGCCACCAGCCAGGAACGGTTCGGGCGCACGGTGCGCGACTTCGAGGAGCGCTACCTCAACCCCGATATGGTGCAGGGCGAGACCGGCGCGGTGCAGCCGAGCGCCCAGATGGGCCTCGACCTCTCGCAGCAGTTCGCCGAACTTGAATTTGACACCTACAACGACCTCAACATCCTCTCGCGCTCGATCACCGAGCTCAGCGCCGACTTTTCCGAGGTCCGGCGGCGCCTGAGTGACACCGTGAGCGAGCTGGGCGAGGAAAACGATCAGCTCGGCAAGCTCGTGCGCCGGCTGCGCCTCGATGTCAACCAGACGAGCCGCGTGGCGTTCTCGCAGGCGACCGCGCGGTTGCGGCGCTGGGCGCGCGAGCGTCAGGAAACCTTCACCCTCACCGTCGAGGGCGACGACCTGCTCGTCGAGAGCGGCATCCTCCAGCGCATCGGCGATCCCCTGATGCACCTGCTCACCAACGCGGTCTACCACGGCCTGTCGAGCAGGGAAGGCCGCCTTCAGGCCGGCAAGAGTGAGCGCGGCAACGTCTGGATCCGGGCGAGCGAGCAGGGCAACTTTCTCGAAATCGTGGTGGCCGACGACGGTCAGGGCCTCGACTTCTCACGCATCCGCGAGCGGGCGCTGGAACGCGGGCTGCGCTCGGCACAGGAGCTCGAGCGCATGAGCGGCGACGAACTGGGCCGCCTGGTGCTGCTGCCCGGCTTCTCCACCGCCCGCGAGGTGGGGCAGGTGGCTGGACGCGGCGTGGGCCTGGACGTGGTGGCGACCGCGATCCGGCAGCTCGGGGGCGAACTGCTGATCAGCTCCGAGCGCGGGGTCGGCACGGTGTTCACCCTGCGCGTGCCCACCACCCAGCGCATCATGGACGTGCTGCACATCGACCTGGGCGGGGGACACACGGCGGCGCTGCCGGTGGGCGCGATCCGCACGCTGCGCGACCTGCCGCTCGCCGAGCTGCGCCGCGCCCCGGAAGGCGACTGGGTGGCCTTCGAGGGCCAGCGCGTGCCGGTGGTGGACGCCCGGCCGATCTGGGGGGTCAGCGCCGAGGAGGGCCTGGGGGGCGAGATGCACCTCGCGTTCCTGAGCAGCATCGCCGGGCTGATGGCGGTGCGGGTGAGCGACTTCGGCATCATTGAGGAAGTCACGGTCACGCCGCCGAGTGCCCTGCTCGCGCCACTCGACTACCTCTCGGGGATGGCGCTGTCGGGGACTGGGCGGGTGCTGCCGATTCTCGATCCCGCCGGGCTGGGCCGGCTCTCGCACCGCCCGGAAGCGTGGCTCGGGGCCGGCGAGCAGGGCGCGACGCTCGCCGTGCGCCGACTGCTGCTCGTGGACGACTCGCTGAGCGTGCGCCGACTCGTGGGCAAGATGCTCACGCGCGGCGGCTACGAGGTGGTCACGGCCAACGACGGGCAGGAGGCGTTCGACCTGATTCAGGGCGGCGCCGAGTTCGACGGCGTGGTGACCGATCTCGAGATGCCGCGCATGAACGGCTACGAGCTGATCTCGGCGGTGCGTGCCTGGCCCCGCACCGCGCGGCTGCCGATGCTGGTGATGACCACCCGCGCCGGGGACAAGCACCAGCGCCTCGCTTTTCAGCTCGGGGCCGACGACTACTTCAGCAAGCCGGTCAACGAGGCGCTGCTGCTGCGCCGACTCGGAGCGCTGCTCGATGCGGCGGAGCGCGCGGCGCACCTGGCCCCGGGCGCCCCTGACCACCCCTCGGCTGGGGCCCGCGCGTGA
- a CDS encoding methyl-accepting chemotaxis protein: MNDPKVPVSPSPALTRAPLLTSAGTGAVPGGAKPASQTTGQTTGRGVGRTPARRPQPGTPEGGLATALGRLTIPQKLLALTLALGLPLAGVAGVLGSAYLREYARSGQQMAVAGDYASLEHLQLKLREIRGAAPSDVPAQTVEEIAQTVNTLEQALERSRTPQSLTLAQALGEKVGEIEDTVAARGADAAGLAAQINSVLSGELAQLFETLANEGQLGGTNQPGGSALVRLTTDTMAVNLPEIGRMFTTILPILDQTLSRQDGRLTGEQRATIAAAVERARELNREIERGAAQTFAARPEWRDRLGPQYALAVKQIDELFDYVEARTLEPQRVTTTFGQLLNVANPTMPSQYKAFEDTTGALRDLFAEQHAQARNRLILLLLVLGLLAALITLLVRAVAQAISRPLSHLTRASQRLSQGDFAVNVPITSQDEFALLGRSFNTVAAQLRDNQANAERERREAEQLQHNIGEFLNVTVDIADGDLTKRGKVTEDVLGNVVDSINLMVGELAGTLQQVRQASLSVAGGSERMLGSTEQIEHGARLTTEQAQRLAERAREVDRRIQALVERAQDSAAAAQRALEASQQGQRAVQGTLQGMSAVRQGTQELAVMVRALGERSEQIQAVVSTISQISSQTNLLALHASIEAAGAGEAGSRFSVVAEEVRQLADQTTDATARASRLLGDVQRDLAQLAQGVQLNVEQVEAGYRVAGEAGAQLEALGQLAGQSAQLAGQISQVSSEQAREIEQVGEGVEEIAGIAQRSQASVEQGRTVAQQLQGLATQLSAQLARFQLPS, translated from the coding sequence ATGAACGACCCGAAAGTTCCCGTTTCCCCCTCGCCGGCCCTCACCCGCGCCCCCCTTCTGACCAGTGCGGGGACGGGCGCTGTTCCTGGCGGCGCCAAACCTGCCAGTCAGACCACAGGTCAGACCACCGGGCGGGGCGTGGGGCGCACGCCGGCACGCCGTCCCCAGCCCGGTACGCCCGAAGGTGGCCTGGCGACAGCGCTGGGTCGGCTGACGATTCCGCAGAAGCTGCTCGCCCTGACGCTCGCGCTCGGGCTGCCGCTCGCCGGCGTGGCGGGGGTGCTCGGGTCTGCTTATCTGCGGGAGTACGCGCGCTCCGGCCAGCAGATGGCGGTCGCCGGCGACTACGCCTCGCTCGAACACCTGCAACTCAAGCTGCGCGAGATCCGCGGCGCCGCGCCAAGCGACGTGCCGGCCCAGACAGTCGAGGAGATCGCCCAGACGGTCAACACCCTGGAGCAGGCCCTGGAGCGCTCGCGCACGCCGCAGTCGCTCACGCTGGCCCAGGCGCTTGGGGAGAAGGTCGGGGAGATCGAGGACACGGTGGCCGCGCGCGGCGCCGACGCTGCCGGGCTCGCCGCCCAGATCAACAGCGTGCTGTCGGGTGAACTCGCGCAGCTGTTCGAGACCCTGGCGAACGAGGGGCAGCTCGGCGGCACCAACCAGCCGGGCGGCAGCGCCCTGGTGCGCCTGACCACCGACACGATGGCCGTCAACCTCCCCGAAATCGGGCGGATGTTCACGACCATCCTGCCGATCCTCGATCAGACGCTCAGCCGGCAAGATGGGCGCCTGACCGGTGAACAGCGGGCCACCATCGCGGCGGCCGTGGAACGTGCCCGCGAGCTCAACCGCGAGATCGAGCGGGGGGCGGCGCAGACCTTCGCCGCCCGCCCCGAGTGGCGGGATCGCCTGGGGCCGCAGTACGCCCTCGCGGTCAAGCAGATCGACGAGCTGTTCGATTATGTCGAGGCGCGGACCCTCGAACCCCAGCGGGTCACGACCACATTCGGGCAGCTGCTGAACGTCGCCAACCCCACCATGCCCTCGCAGTACAAGGCGTTCGAGGACACCACGGGGGCACTGCGCGACCTGTTTGCCGAGCAGCACGCCCAGGCCAGAAACCGCCTGATCCTGCTGCTGCTGGTGCTCGGGCTGCTCGCGGCGCTGATCACGCTGCTGGTGCGGGCGGTGGCACAGGCGATCTCGCGGCCCCTGTCGCACCTCACGCGCGCCTCACAGCGGCTCTCACAGGGAGACTTCGCGGTCAACGTGCCGATCACCAGCCAGGACGAGTTCGCGCTGCTGGGGCGGTCGTTCAACACGGTGGCGGCACAGCTGCGGGACAACCAGGCGAACGCCGAGCGCGAGCGGCGCGAGGCCGAGCAGCTTCAGCACAACATCGGAGAATTCCTCAACGTCACGGTGGACATCGCCGACGGCGACCTCACCAAACGCGGCAAGGTCACCGAGGACGTGCTCGGCAACGTCGTTGACTCCATCAACCTCATGGTCGGCGAGCTCGCCGGCACCCTGCAGCAGGTGCGTCAGGCCTCACTGTCGGTGGCCGGCGGCTCGGAACGGATGCTGGGAAGCACCGAACAGATCGAGCACGGCGCGCGCCTGACCACCGAGCAGGCCCAGCGGCTCGCCGAGCGCGCCCGTGAGGTCGACCGCCGCATCCAGGCACTGGTGGAACGCGCCCAGGACAGCGCCGCCGCCGCCCAGCGCGCGCTCGAGGCGTCCCAGCAGGGTCAGCGCGCGGTGCAGGGCACCCTCCAGGGCATGAGCGCGGTGCGGCAAGGCACCCAGGAACTCGCCGTCATGGTCCGCGCCCTCGGCGAGCGCTCCGAGCAGATTCAGGCGGTCGTGAGCACCATCTCGCAGATTTCGAGCCAGACCAACCTGCTCGCACTGCACGCCTCGATCGAGGCGGCGGGCGCCGGAGAGGCCGGGAGCCGCTTTTCCGTCGTGGCCGAGGAGGTGCGGCAGCTCGCCGACCAGACCACCGACGCCACCGCCCGCGCCTCGCGGCTGCTGGGCGACGTGCAGCGCGACCTCGCGCAGCTGGCCCAGGGCGTGCAGCTGAACGTGGAGCAGGTGGAAGCGGGCTACCGGGTCGCCGGAGAAGCTGGAGCGCAACTTGAGGCGCTCGGGCAGCTCGCCGGACAGTCGGCGCAGCTCGCCGGACAGATCTCACAGGTGTCGAGCGAGCAGGCGCGCGAGATCGAGCAGGTGGGCGAGGGCGTCGAAGAGATCGCCGGCATTGCCCAGCGCTCTCAGGCCTCGGTGGAGCAGGGCAGAACGGTGGCCCAGCAGCTCCAGGGCCTCGCCACGCAGCTCAGCGCCCAGCTCGCGCGCTTCCAGCTGCCGAGCTGA